Genomic DNA from candidate division WOR-3 bacterium:
TTAAGGCGCTTTTAAGGACAAGATCTACTTTGCAGCCAAAAAGATTTTCAAGATAAAATTTGAGTTCCATATAATTATCAAAAGTTTTGTTGCCCTTCTCAAATTCAACAAGAATATCTATATCACTTCTTTTTTTTGCTTTACCTTTTATTCGTGAGCCAAAAACACCGATCTCTTTTACCTTAAATCTGCTTTTAATCTCAGGAAGATGCTCTTTAAGTTTCTTTATTATTTTATTTTTCATTTTTGATAGTATTTATCGGTTTATCCTTCTCTTCAGGTTTTGATGGAAAAGAAAAGGCGAGCATCACAAGGGCTAATTTAGTAGATTCAAAATCCTCGTTTGCAAGTCTAAAAATTTCTTGGATCTCATAGTCAGTTGGAAGATGTATAGGTTCTTTTTGTTCCAAACGCAATCTTCCTTCTCTTAACATCTTTGTTATTGTTTCTTCAAAATCTTTAGATTCCCTTTTTGCATTTCTTATGGCATCCGCATATCCATATTTTCTTTCTTTTATAAAATATCTTAATGTCTTTGCAAGACTTAGCAAAGATGTATTTTTAATAATTTCTTCTTTTATCATAGCCACCTCCTTTAAAAGATATTTTGTTGTTTCTGGGTATAAAAGACTTACCCAATCACCCTTTTGGGGTGATGTTTCCTGAACATAAAGACGGGCAAATTTTAGAAGAGCAGATTTATTCTTGTGATAAATAGCATTGTTCAATTCCTGTAGCGCTCCATATGCATCCTTCCTATATATATTTTCAACTACCGCAATATTATAAGGTGTCTCTCTTATAAATTTTAAGTAATTCTCAATAGATATTAGAAAAAGGCCATCTACATGATAACCCTGTTGGCGGCTCAATACTGCTATAAATAAGTCAAATCCTTTTAAAATATCTGCTGAAGATGGAATCTTAGATAAAAATACAAGAGGAATAACTACTTGAGAAATTTTACTATTAAACCTTTCTTTTCTGATTTGGTGTTGTAAAGCAAAGACCTCTTGGAGTCTATTGCCGCTAATTTCCTCCTTAGGGACCGGAATGATTATTACTTCCCTATCAGATATATTAAAAATAAAAGATGCATACCATATACCAAGAAGTGCCAGCAAGCCACAGGTTTTGCAAATGTCTCTGGGGTTAGTTGGTCTTCTTGGTTGGCCTCTGTAAAAAGTAATATCTACTCCATCTCTTTTACATAAAACTCCCGTAGTTGCTGCGGCAGTAAAGCCAAGCACATTGCTGACCGTCTTTCTTAATCTATGCCTGCAAAAATTCTCTCTTTCCCTATTTTCAGCAAGAGTGATAATTGATTTATAAATGTTAAGAGAGAATGCTTCTTCTTCCGATACACTTATACTCTCTGCACTCCTACTTGTTATCCCTGGTGTATTAAATGGTATAAAAATTGATGCAAGTAATCTTTTGCACAGGAAATTAAAGGTTTTATTAAGTGTGTTGAAGTCAAATTCCTCTATATCAATCTTTATTTTGTAAAAACCACCTTCATCTTTAATAGTAACTTTTTCCCCACCGAATGTCTCAATCGCAACCCTTGCCAATCCATAGGCAATCTTAATTTCCAAATCAGGAAAACCAGTTGCTGGAGTGTAAAGGGTTAGCATTTCAATCCCCTAATCTTTCATTCAAAAATTTTCCTTTTGCTGTAAGTTTTATGCGATAAATTCTGTCAGACTCATCCTTTTCTACAGTTATCAATCCATAAGTGAGTAATCTTTCTATTTCATTGGGTGTATCTAAATACAATTTTTCTGCATCTTTACCAGATAAATACTTAATAATAGATAACCTTCGTAAAATCTCAACCTCTTTACCTTTTGGAATGTAAAAAAGTGAAGGCATAAATACCACCTCATTAAACTCTTCATTCATATAATACACTTCTGCCTCTACTAAAAATGCTGCCAAAGCTGTAGTAATCACATGGGCTTTAAGCCCTCCTGTTGGATTGAAATAAACCTTATAACCCTCTTCTTTTTTCCTTTTTGCAAGATAAATTAATCTATCAAGGAGCTCAGAAATACCCCGCTTAAATTCATCTATAGCATATTTTTCATCAAACTTTGCCTCCCAAAAGTATCCACTTACTTCAATAGGGGTATACAACCTAAAACCTAATTCCTTCAAATATGCTTCTATTACTCTTCTGCACAGTTCATTTGAACTTGTCTTTGTCCCAAAGAGATAAACTTCAATTTCTTCGGGATTTTTATCTTTAACCACTCTTAAAAAAGTATTCAATTCCGCCGAGTTTCTATATGGGTCATGTTTAACAAACTCTTTAAGTTTATTGATCTCTGACGGATTTCGTAATAACATTTCCCAATAATCTTCATCTGCCACTTTTTTATCCTGTGGTAATATACCTGCCCTTTGAGCATTAGTTAAAATGGATACACCGCTACTTATAATATGAAACTCCTTCATTTTTATTCCTCCTAAGTTTCAAAAATTCCATATCCTAAAGCTGTTTTGGCACCTATACCATGTTCTTTTAATGCCTCTTTAAGTAATCTTTCTGCTATATTTAATAAATTATTTTCACGGGAAAGTAAGCAAAATTGAAATTTTGTTTTTTCAACAGTTAAAAATTTTATAAGATCAGGATTCTGCCAATCAGCTGGCGGTTTATCTCCGGAATAATATTCAGGATAATGAACATTCATTATGTCAATTTTTAAATTAATGTTATTAACAGGATAGGCATCCATAAAAATTACTTTACCTGCCTGTTTCTGGGTGCCAAAGATCTCAATAACTTTTTTAAAGTCTATATTATCAAG
This window encodes:
- a CDS encoding nucleotidyltransferase family protein, with translation MKNKIIKKLKEHLPEIKSRFKVKEIGVFGSRIKGKAKKRSDIDILVEFEKGNKTFDNYMELKFYLENLFGCKVDLVLKSALKEELKQYILSEVIYV
- the csa5 gene encoding type I-A CRISPR-associated protein Csa5; protein product: MLTLYTPATGFPDLEIKIAYGLARVAIETFGGEKVTIKDEGGFYKIKIDIEEFDFNTLNKTFNFLCKRLLASIFIPFNTPGITSRSAESISVSEEEAFSLNIYKSIITLAENRERENFCRHRLRKTVSNVLGFTAAATTGVLCKRDGVDITFYRGQPRRPTNPRDICKTCGLLALLGIWYASFIFNISDREVIIIPVPKEEISGNRLQEVFALQHQIRKERFNSKISQVVIPLVFLSKIPSSADILKGFDLFIAVLSRQQGYHVDGLFLISIENYLKFIRETPYNIAVVENIYRKDAYGALQELNNAIYHKNKSALLKFARLYVQETSPQKGDWVSLLYPETTKYLLKEVAMIKEEIIKNTSLLSLAKTLRYFIKERKYGYADAIRNAKRESKDFEETITKMLREGRLRLEQKEPIHLPTDYEIQEIFRLANEDFESTKLALVMLAFSFPSKPEEKDKPINTIKNEK
- a CDS encoding putative CRISPR-associated protein, with translation MKEFHIISSGVSILTNAQRAGILPQDKKVADEDYWEMLLRNPSEINKLKEFVKHDPYRNSAELNTFLRVVKDKNPEEIEVYLFGTKTSSNELCRRVIEAYLKELGFRLYTPIEVSGYFWEAKFDEKYAIDEFKRGISELLDRLIYLAKRKKEEGYKVYFNPTGGLKAHVITTALAAFLVEAEVYYMNEEFNEVVFMPSLFYIPKGKEVEILRRLSIIKYLSGKDAEKLYLDTPNEIERLLTYGLITVEKDESDRIYRIKLTAKGKFLNERLGD